The Garra rufa chromosome 20, GarRuf1.0, whole genome shotgun sequence genome contains the following window.
GATCTTCCTGATCTTTACAGTTGCGTAATCTAATTAATATTTAATGCAGAAGTCGCACTGGGATTCTTTGATTGGCCAGCTCGCTTGGCGCTCACGCCCTGACGCGTGCGTTCAGCCAATTAGCGAAGCGTACGTAGCGTTGCGTCATTAAAATTCAAACGGCGTCGCGTTTCATGGGCGGGGTTTCGCGTTACCGGTGTGTTGGCAGCCGGCGGTTCGTTTCGGTCTGAACGGCTGAGGAAACGGTGCCAGAACCGGGCTGAGGACGGGATGGAGCGGGGATGAAACAACATCTTAAGACACGAATCTAAACTTCCAAATCGGACTAAGAAATACAGTAAGTAACGTTATATTTAAATGATTCAGTTTGAAGAATGTTCAGGAAAGAGGCTACTCTTCgggcatttaaagggttaaatccGGTTATTCTGCAAAAAACTGATGGGAGTTACTTCAGTCCTGGTGTGTTTGTTATTAAACAATAAATTTACACGAAAATCAATATACTATCTGCTAACTCAGCAAATATGCAAAAACGAAACGTTTAAACGCTCATAATATGTGAAGTTTGGTTTATAACTGTGTAAAAGTCGTCTTGTAGTGAAGTTTATGTTGAGAAAACTCTTTGTTGAGGTATTAATAATAAGTTTCCGGCTCTGACAAACATTAAGAAAGCCTAAATGATCCGGAATGGCTGTCTGTGATTGGATTTCGCTGTGTGTTTGGGAGTGAATTATGTAAATAAAGATACGCGTGTCTGCTGGGACTTACGCGCATGCGCAGATCACGACACTTCCGGCTGTAAAAGTTAAAGCAGAGCTGATGATGATGGTGTTGAAGAGGCTTTGGTTGAACTCTCTCACACTGCGGTGTTTTAAAAGCAGTAATGCACACAGATGGTCTGAGTGACTAGTACATTTTCATGCTGACTTGCAGTTAAACTTAATTAAGTTATAATTTAAaagttttatgtgtgtgtgtgtgtgtgtgtgtatatatattatattgagTAATAGGatataatattatagtaatataGTATATTTGTTTGCAGAATGTATTACCAGAAGTATAATGCGCAGTTAAGTTATAATTAAaaagtttatgtttttaatttttattatatttgatgatctatattttttaattaatgtaaaagtaaaacttactaatatatatatatatatatatatatatataaattgtaatataatttACTTATACTTATAAATGGATATTAATTGTAatgcatatttaattaataataaattcattTATAATAAACAACTAACTAATGtatcattaataaattaaatcagatattatattatactaataCAGTATATTTGTTTGCAGAATGTATTACCAGAAGTATAATGCACCGttatcatttaaaaagtaaataaaacaaaaatgaagaaTATATATGAATGCttgattataatatatatttttatattgttaaatatatatatatatatatatatatatatatatatatatatatatatatatatatatataattaataaaaaaatatataaaaaaaaaaaaatatatatatatatatatatatacatcttaTTTATTGCTGTATATAATAGTtaatatttatcaatttattcaCTTTTAATAAACAACTAGAATTTACTAGAATTTTTCTAGTTGAACTGTGTACCGTTCTGTCCACTGCTCTCATCTGATTGGTTCAGACAGAAAAAGAAGATCTGCATGTTCAGTCCTGTTTGCAATCATTTACCAAACAAATCAGCTTTATCCGAGGTAAACCTGACCACAGATTTCCAAATGAAAACACTCATTCATTACCAGACCAGAAGAGTCTTTAATCTGCGGGCCGCTGGTCAGAACAAATAAACTCTGGTTTCTGGTTTCACGTTTCCGTCAGTATTGGTCTTTAGAGAAGAAAACTGGTGGAAAGCagtgttttatgtggtttaatgCGGTAACCTCTGGCACAGCGCTCCGGCAGGTCTGAGTCTGAAGGTTAGTGAGTGTTCAGTAGGTTAGGGTTCAGGATTTGCCTCGTCACTGTGGTGCGGCTCAATGATCTCAGAAGATGATGACAGATGAGAGCTGCGAGAGACTGATAATAAAACTGGCCAGAGAGAGACGGACACTCACACCGAATGAATGACACACACAGCACACATGAGGGCCAGAAAGAAAGGTACAGAACCGTTCCTGTCGTTTTATTCCTTATTCACAGTGAATGTCTTGAGCAGGAATAGTTtagtcagatttagtctgctttAGGAAAACAGATCCAGGCTTTTAATGTGAGTTTGTTCTCATTAGAAACTAAATTATGTAATGTAATCtctgaaataaaattatgtaatGATTTGACtaagtatttattttatgttcttTGAGCCAAACGTTTTTCCTACTCAAGTAGTGCAAATATTGTTGTTTTATAATTTCAGTACTTTTtgtactgtgttgttactgttTGTTTTTTAGCAATTTATGATTGGCATAACTGTTAGAGAGAAACATTTAGCTAAAAATGATCAATTCTGCTTTGAAATTGACAAATTTGAATGCTTGTTTTATAAATTCTGAAtgatttttatcagttttttgaataattttgactCCTATTGAGCGTCTGTTTGTGTTGGGTTGAACATAATGAACAATGGTAATTGTTGTGTAATTGCTTATTTTGTTGGACTGGTTAGTTCTCAGGTAATGTCTCATCTGTCATGGTTGTCATGTAAATGGTTACATACTTTACTATTACATTGTTTGAAGGTTAATGTGTGTCTACTGTCTTTTAGACGTTTTTcagttaaattaaaaatgattcaAGATTCTACTACTATTTAAATTCTCATTTTGTAggataataattatttaatagaaTAATGGATggagtatatttttatttttattttttgtgtagtCCAAAAGTTTGACATTAGCTGTGAAATTACTTCAGTTTGCATGtttctaatttaattatttatatatttatttaatatatatatattttttttatctgtttgcatgtttctaatttaattatttatttttaatttatttaatatacatttaaattttattctgtttgcatgtttctaatttaattatttttaattttttatttaatatatatttaaattttattctgtttgcatgtttctaatttaattatttttaatttatttaatatatatttaaattttattctgtttgcatgtttctaatttatttctttatttatttttagtgtagTCCAAAAGTTTGACAATAGCAGTCATGtttctaatttaatttttattttattttttatttttattggtgTAGTACAAAAGTTTGACATTAGCAGTGAAAATATTTCTGTTTGCATGTTTCTAAATTATtctgacatttatttattaaatttttgtgTAGTCCAAAAGTTTGACATTAGCAGTCATGTTTCTAATttaatgacttaatttcttattacttattttcttatttttttattttttgtgtagtCCAAAAATTTGACATTAGCAGTAAAAATTCTTCTGTTTTCCATGTttctaatttaataattaattatttatttagtatatatttatattttattgtgtttgcatgtttctaatttatttatttatttttcgtgTACTTCAAAAGTTTGACATTAGAAGTCATGTTTCTaatttaattacttatttattacttattttcttatttttatgtttttgtgtaGTCCAAAAGTTTGACATTAGCAGTAAAAATACTTCAGTTTGCAtgtttctaatttatttatttattatttatttttttagttaatatatatttatattttattctgtttGCATGCTTCTAatctatttattttaactttattaaaagtttGACACTAGCAGTCATCTTTCTAATTTAATacctaattattttttattttcttattatttattagtgTAGTTCAAAAGTGTGACATTAGCAGTGTGAAAATTCTTCTGTTTTCCATGTttctaatttaataattaattatttatttagtatatatttatattttattgtgtttgcatgtttctaatttatttatttatttatttatttatttttagtgtagCTCAAAAGTTTGACATTAGAAGTCATGTTTCTAatttaattacttattttttttttaacttatttttatttattagtgtaGTCTAAAAAATAGACATTAGCATTGTAAATACTTCTGTTtgcatgttttaatttatttattgcattaattaattaaattaatttgcattaatttttttattaattaaattaatttaagtgTAGTTCAAAAGTTTGACATTAGCagtgaaaatatttgtttgcatgtttctaatttaattatttatttaattatttatttgtttgtttatttaaatttcgTGTAGTCCAAACGTGTGACATAAGCAGTGAAAATACtttagtttgcatgtttctaatgtatttatttatttattattattaattattattatttatatatatattttttttacaaattatgaCTGGCATAACTGTTTGCAATATACATTTTGTGTTTTAAAAGCTTGTGAGATTTTGGCTCATATTTTTGGCCCATGTAATCATGCGTTTCTAGTGTATTTAAGATGTGTTAAGAATGattcagtgttttctgttttctctacttttttttttacatgaggacaaaattatttaatgaaatttaattacatttaatttaacgAATACTGagtaattatatattttacatagcatgtatattaaaaaaataaatgctgcTAAGTGTGAATGTTAAAGGTCAGCTGTGTGTTTGTTGCTGAGATTCATGTGATGAGGAGCCATGGTGCTGTGGGTCTCAGTGGTGTGTAATTGCTCAGTGAAGCGTGTAGTAATGACTCTGACAGATTGTTAAACAGCCGCGTTTAGCGCTGAACTCTCTCGGGCACGTGTCATCATTACAGGTTGGGATGTTTGCTGTTGTTTCAGCATCTGTTGTTTAGTTTTGTGCACATGCTGTAGGGTTTATCATGGGGGAAAATGCAGAAAGGTTCAGTTGTGGACCTGATTTTCATTATTTCATGAATGTGCATGCTTTCTACAATCGTTTGAGCATTTATCAGCCTGTATGAAATGTATAAATTTGCATACAATCAAGAAAATAAATCTGAAGCTTGGATAAAGCCAGGTTTAAAATCTCGCTTGGTTTTGTGGACATATTAGAGTTAAATGTTTTTTCTGAgattttggatttctctttttatCACTTCATAAATACTGTCAACACAGAGGAAAAAAATAGTTCTTAAGCAATAGAATTTAGTCTAAAATGACACATGAACAAACCGCTGAAGTGGAGGAGAAAACCTAATGTGGATTGGAATTGAAATCTagagatgcaaatagataaagtgctataaaaaaaattattttgttttctttcgaCTAGTTTGAAGGAAGATGTGTTAAGGAAGCATAATATACTAAAATCTCTTAACTGaccagtgcatgaaaaaaacaatgGTTTTGCCTTATTGCAGTTTATCTGTTGGAGTCTGTAAATTGCAATATCAAACTCACTGTAAAATTTTATTCCTCTTTATATTTGGTTTTTACATTttggatgttgttgttgttttttcacaccataattctgaaaataatactgtttttaaatcagtgtgaatgatatataatcaaacccctcagtaaaaactttCATAATAAagaaaggaataaaactgctaagtttggtgttgctgaagtggagaaaaaactcatttttgagaaaattactttaaagatatgcatttttattaaaatttacaGATGCAAATTgataaagtgtaataaaataaatatttaaatgtgtatttgAAAGAATCAGAAATACTGTCAACAGCCAAAAAAACACcatatttttaggaaaacatctTGAATAAAATCATGATGAATGATGTataaacaaacccttcagtaaaaactttcagaatatagaaaggaataaaactgctaagtttggtgtatgtaagtgctgctgaagtggaggaaaAACTTTTTAAACATGTATAGGAAATCGaaaaaagtgcaataataaaaatacttaaatgtgtgTTTTGAATGTTTCATTTACACTAGTCTGAAAGAAGACATGTTATGTATGCCAAAAAAGACCAAAATCTCAAAACTTACACAAAAATGTGCTtataaaaaaacaatgtttttttttcttagatttcAGTAGTACATATCTTTAAAGTcgctttctcaaaatgagttttatctccacttcagcagcacttacaaacaccaaacttagcagttttattcctctctatattctgaaggtttttactgtggggtttgtttatatatctttcacactgatttatacaacattttattcctaaaacacatggtgaaaatgtatttattcaatgTCTGTTGACAGTATGTTCTGATTTATgcagtgattaaaaaaaaagaaagcacaaAATACTCTCAggaaaaaccttcagaatatagataggaataaaataagtttggtgtatgtaagtgctgctgaagtagaTGAGAAAACTTTTAAAGATATGTATAGAAATTAAAATCTTcagacgcaaatagataaagtgcggtgaaataaacacattaatgtgttttggatgttttctttcctctAGCCTGAAAGAAGACATGTTATAAAAGCAAAAAATACCAAAATCTCAAAAGTGTGCattaaaaaacaatgttttttttcctcttaGATTTCAATTATAGTACATATCTTAATAAATGAGTTTTTCCTCcgcttcagcagcacttacatacaccaaacttagcagttttattcctctctatattatGAAGGTTTTTACCGTGggttttgttcatatatcattcacactgatttatacaacattttattcttgaaaacatggtgaaaatgtaTTTCTCCACTGTCCGCtgacagtttttttatttttttttatttatggagtgataaaaaaaagaaagccAAAATCCTCTCAGTAACaactttcagaatatagataggaataaaactgctaagtttggtgtttgtgaatgctgctgaagtggaggagAAAACTCATAAAGATATGTATAGACGCAAAtagacaaagtgcagtaaaataaacacattaatgtgttttggatgttttctCTCCTCTAGCCTAAAAGAAGACCTgttttaaaagcaaaaaataCCAAAATCTCAAAACTTACTCAAAAGTGTGCattaaaaaacaatgtttttttttcttagatttcAATTATAGTACATATCTTAATAAATGAGTTTTTCCTCcgcttcagcagcacttacatacaccaaacttagcagttttattcctctctatattatGAAGGTTTTTACCgtggggtttgtttatatatcattcacactgatttatacaacattttattcctaaaacacATGGTGAAAATGTATTTCTCCACTGTCcgctgacagtttttttttttttttttttaatttatggcgtgataaaaaaaagaaagccAAAATCCTCTCAGTAACaactttcagaatatagataggaataaaactgctaagtttggtgtttgtgaatgctgctgaagtggaggagAAAACTCATAAAGATATGTATAGACGCTAAtagacaaagtgcagtaaaataaacacattaatgtgttttggatgttttctttcctctAGCCTGAAAGAAGACACGTCATAGAAGCAAAAAATACCAAAATACCAAAATCTCAAAACTTACTCAAAAgtgtgcatgaaaaaactgttttttttttcttagatttcAATTATAGTACATATCTTAATAAATGAGTtttatctccacttcagcagcacttacaaacaccaaacttagcagttttattcctctctatattatGAAGGTTTTTACcgtggggtttgttcatatatcattcacactgatttatacaacattttattcttgaaaacatggtgaaaatgtatttctccactatctgttgacagtattttctgatttatgcagtgataaaaagagaaagccaaaatcccttctgtaaaaacctttaactGTAATATGCCAACAAAATCAAGCCAGAATTTTAAATATGGCTTTATCCAGTGTTCAGATTAATCTTGTggaaattagtgcatatttaaacaGAGCAATTCAGAAAACAATCAAAAACAATTGTCTTAATttactgtaattaatcaaatggGTAAGTATGGTTATGCAATAACAGTAACATGAATAATCAGTAGCTCatattcaaataatatttaattaaggtATTAGTAAAGGATTATTCATGCATTGTTTTGTTATTGAAGATTGTCATTCTATCTGTTTTGCTTTCAATCTGTACCTGCATTTGCATCATGGAAAGTAGTTTAACAACAAACTCAACTTTTATTCAttcatcattttaattttattctctTCTCCATTTCAACAGAAAGCCGTGACTCCATGCACTCCATGTGGGTTTCCGTTCAAGGTGTCTCCATGTTCTCCTCCATCACCAGCTCCATCTCCGACCCGCGTTTCCGCTTCCGATGGCGAGCCATCACGGTGGCGACCCTCCTGGCCTTGGCCTTCCTCGTGTACCTGCACCAAACATCATCAAACTCCACCGACGGCAAAGATAGCAGCCAGCGCTCGTGGCGTTCAAGCCGGGACGTATCAGGCTTGATGGCGGCAGCCGAATCGGTGAACTCGCGTTACAACGACACGTACCCGCTCAGTCCTCCGGAACACACGGCCAGCGGGATCCGCTACCGGATCGGAGTCATAGCGGATCTGGACACGAACTCACGCGGCCAGAAGGACGACACATGGTTCAGCTACCTAAAACGAGGACACCTGCTGGTGTCTGACAGCGGGGACAGCGTATCTGTGGAGTGGGATCCAGAGACGGTGGTTCTAGAGAGTCATCTTTCGGAGAAGGGCCGTGGCATGGAGCTGTCTGAGCTGGTGGTGTTTAACGGACACCTGTACAGCGTGGATGACCGCACAGGTGTGGTGTACCGGATAGAGGGCAACAGAGCCGTGCCGTGGGTCATCCTGACCGATGGAGATGGAAGTGTGTCTAAAGGTAAATACGGCTTGGGTGTTTCGCTTCTTTATATTTTTGGTGGAAACCATGATGCACttctgtttttctattttaagttTGGGGTGTAAGATTTAAAAGAtgaatttaaaagaaatcaatacttacatttccatttaaaagtttcttatgcttatgtaatattacagtaaaaatatttactatatacactactggtcaaaagtttggggtcggtaagagttgcaatatttttatttatttttttattgaaggaATAACAGTAGCATACACGTAAAAAGAACCAATGAACATTGTTTTCCTTCTTTGTCTTTTTGCTGACTTTTTGCCCCCAACTCCAAACATCCCAGGGCAGCTTTAAATAAAAGACagaccccccccccaaaaaaaaataaaaaataaaaaataaataaaataaatttcacaaCAATTACACAATTACTAGGTGTGAACCCATGCATGTCCTTACATAAATGATGATGATAGTAGtggaaatgttattacaattataTTAATCACAATATGGATACTAACACAAAAAACTtaacaaaatgaaaataatttgagttgtaatatttttaaagaaagtctcttctgctcatcagtgctgcatttatttaatcaaaaatatagaaaaaaaactgtaatattgcaaaatgttattacaatataaaataatggtttctattgtaatatacttcaaaatgtaatttattcctgtgatgcaaagctgaattttcatcagccattactttagtcttcagtgtcacatgatccttcagaaatcatactaatatactgatttattattggaatgatctatattggattatatattgcaacagttgccctgcaaggtatttatttagaaactgtgatattttttcaggattcttcgatgaataaaaagctcaaaagaacagcatttattcaaaatataaatattttctaacaatgtaaatatttgctatcactttttatcaatttaacacacccttggtgaataaaagtattaatttctttcaaaaaaaaaaagaagaagaagaaaaatttactgaccccaaacttataTACATGAATATATACAATGTTAAAAAaggttttctaatttaatatgcattaaaatctaatttattcctgtgatcaaagctacattttcagcatcattacctaaggagagacactgcaggcaaaaacagttttttcatgcacctcaTGAAaaatcaagtttgagattttgggctttttggtgtttcataaagtgttttttcagactagtggaaagaaaacacccaaaagacactgttaagtgtttcttttatagcactttatctatttgtgtcaatagatttcaattacaatacgtatttttaaaggccgtttctcaaaatgagtttttttctcctacactgagccattaatctccacttcagcagcacttacacacaccaaacttcacatTTGTACTTTTGTCTTTATCCTGAATGTTTatacagaaggatttgttcatatagaatttgcttgattttatacaacattttactccccaaaaataaaatgaaaaatgtattgttttctgtctgttttaagtattttctgaattatggagttacaaaatgagacccaaaatttcatctgaaatctgaaaaaaGAAGAATTTTGAAATGcactgttaaatttttttttttttttttgtggaacttgtgatacttttttttttttcaggattctttgatgaatacgttaaaaagaacagcatatttttttttt
Protein-coding sequences here:
- the cant1b gene encoding soluble calcium-activated nucleotidase 1b isoform X1, encoding MTHTAHMRARKKESRDSMHSMWVSVQGVSMFSSITSSISDPRFRFRWRAITVATLLALAFLVYLHQTSSNSTDGKDSSQRSWRSSRDVSGLMAAAESVNSRYNDTYPLSPPEHTASGIRYRIGVIADLDTNSRGQKDDTWFSYLKRGHLLVSDSGDSVSVEWDPETVVLESHLSEKGRGMELSELVVFNGHLYSVDDRTGVVYRIEGNRAVPWVILTDGDGSVSKGFKAEWLAVKDERLYVGGLGKEWTTITGEFVNNNPEWVKVIGFHGDVEHENWVPRYHALKKAADIKPPGYLIHESGVWSERLQRWFFLPRRASSERYEETADERRGTNLILSCSPDFSQISASRVGPLKPTLGFSSFKFIPDTDDQIVLALKSEEDAGQIATYITAFTLDGRILLPDTKIGDVKYEGIEFI
- the cant1b gene encoding soluble calcium-activated nucleotidase 1b isoform X2; this translates as MHSMWVSVQGVSMFSSITSSISDPRFRFRWRAITVATLLALAFLVYLHQTSSNSTDGKDSSQRSWRSSRDVSGLMAAAESVNSRYNDTYPLSPPEHTASGIRYRIGVIADLDTNSRGQKDDTWFSYLKRGHLLVSDSGDSVSVEWDPETVVLESHLSEKGRGMELSELVVFNGHLYSVDDRTGVVYRIEGNRAVPWVILTDGDGSVSKGFKAEWLAVKDERLYVGGLGKEWTTITGEFVNNNPEWVKVIGFHGDVEHENWVPRYHALKKAADIKPPGYLIHESGVWSERLQRWFFLPRRASSERYEETADERRGTNLILSCSPDFSQISASRVGPLKPTLGFSSFKFIPDTDDQIVLALKSEEDAGQIATYITAFTLDGRILLPDTKIGDVKYEGIEFI